TATTTGACTACCATAAGCACCAGCTTGGGGATACTTTTGAGCGAAAGCATAAGCTGCTGCTACCCAGGTTGGTATAGGGTAGTTATCATCATCTAAAAAACCTATCAATTTACCTGAAGCTACTTCAACACCCTTTTTTCTGGCGTAAGCAGCACCTTGCTTATATTCAAAGTTATATTTTAAAGGGTAAGCACATTGCCAGTTTTCTTGGTATTGCTGCACCACTTGGGCTGTGCTATCTGTACTGTTATTATCGACAACAATTATTTCCCAAGAAATATTTTCGATGTTGACTTGATTTTGTAGCCTTTCTAATAGTTCGGGCAAGCGAATCGCACCGTTATAAGTCGGAATAACTACTGTAAAGTCAATCAGTTCTATCATATTTTTAAAAGGATTAAATTACTAATAATTGGGTTAAGAAGTAAAATATTTAATTTAATCAAACCAATTTGAAAAATGATTACGACAGATGGATTGCTCGAAAGCTCAAAAGTAACCCATCTTACAACCTAAAATGGTATTAGGTATTTAATTAATATAGCAAAATACCTAAATTAAGTTTTGTTGACAGGTATTAAATGCAAAAAATTGTTTTACAAAAAATACTGAAATATAAGATATTAAATTTCATAATTTAGCTACATGCGTTGTTTTGTGCTGTTTGAATTGAACCTAAAAGAGTTCTAATAATAACGCATCGCCTTACCCCACTTGGAGATGTACCGTTACTACCTACAGGTAAAGCTAAAACAACTCTCAGCCCCGTTGGTTCTGTAGAACCTGATGGTATTGTACCAAAGTTAGCATTGGGTAAAGTAGCCATGTAGTCAAAAGTAATTTTTGTTGGGTCTGTTAAACTAAAAGATATAGAAGAACCAGCAGTATTTTCACTGCTGAGATTTGCGCCAAGTAGTAATTGTTTGGAATTGATCGAAGTGACTCCTGCGTTTTCTCCTAAAGATTTCCAATCAGTATTGGAAATGTCCGAAAAACTTCTAACAGTTCCATCAGGTTTGAGCGTGGGGTAAATGACAAATTGTATCGGTTGATTCGCACTAGTTTTGCGAAAACTGACACTATAGCGAGTTTTATTTCTTTGGGCTTGTCTCTGAGTTTCTTGAATAGCTGTAATAACAGCATCATTGGCTTTATTTAGCTGCTGTCTGTTGACGAAAGCAAACCAGTTAGGGGCTAATATTGCAGCTAAAATACCTATCATCATTACCACAGCCAGCATTTCCACTAGGCTATAGCCAGCATTTAACTGGCTGTACCTTAACAAATCACTTCTTTTGGCTAAGTGTTGTTGATTAATAAAATTCTTGCTAATGTACAATAACTTCAAGCTAATTTTTTTCATATCGCTTTTGATTGAGTAACTCGCAATTGTTTTTTTTAGATTTACTTGGTAAATAATATACCCCGCCCTTGAACGGTGATACTCGCAGTTGGGAAGTAAGCCCTATTTGTATCTTGGTAACTCAAGTTATTGCTTTGTAGGCGTGCTAGAGCATTACCTCTAATAAATACCTGTGCTGTTGTATCAGCTCTATCAATACAGGCATAAAAGCTGGTCATGCTAAACGTAGTGCGAGTATTGAAATTGGTCGTATTTGGTGCAACTAATGTTGTGCCAGTAGGACAAGCTACTTTTACTGGTGCGTTTGTTGTAGTTTGATCTATATAGTATAGAAGTGTTATGGGAGTGTTAGAGTAATTAACCGTATTTACTACATCTTGCCCACCAGCATTTTTTGTTGTGTATTGACTCAGCCTCTTCCAAGCATTCATTTTTTCTTCTAAAGTGCCTGTCCCATCTAAATTAAATGGAGCAAAACCGGCATCTGGACAATAA
Above is a genomic segment from Nostoc sp. MS1 containing:
- a CDS encoding prepilin-type N-terminal cleavage/methylation domain-containing protein; protein product: MKKISLKLLYISKNFINQQHLAKRSDLLRYSQLNAGYSLVEMLAVVMMIGILAAILAPNWFAFVNRQQLNKANDAVITAIQETQRQAQRNKTRYSVSFRKTSANQPIQFVIYPTLKPDGTVRSFSDISNTDWKSLGENAGVTSINSKQLLLGANLSSENTAGSSISFSLTDPTKITFDYMATLPNANFGTIPSGSTEPTGLRVVLALPVGSNGTSPSGVRRCVIIRTLLGSIQTAQNNACS